Proteins from a single region of Sphaerochaeta globosa str. Buddy:
- a CDS encoding TRAP transporter substrate-binding protein has protein sequence MKKRIIALLLVVSLVGVLFAAGQAEASGPTAAKPLVLRYAHMNPASSPNGLQATYFADKIAEKTGGAIKIEVYPASQLGSISEMAEAVSMGSIAMHHNTYGGLQPLLNDLGLFDTPYLYRDVDHLLKATDPETSPALKELNQKLIDTRGVRILYSFYFGTRELTANHAVYSPKDLAGKKIRAIPSPIYLAAVEGMGAVAVPIDWAEVPVALSTGVADGQENPVSTLVTSNIFEVQKFAMMTDHIMGSEPVVINEKVWQALSAEHKKLFTEVARETRDWASNYVQQNEAKDVQTLKDKGMKIITKADGLKVDEFRASVSKVVNDRFGAAWGKYYEMIAAVK, from the coding sequence ATGAAAAAAAGGATTATCGCATTGCTACTCGTTGTTTCCTTGGTTGGTGTCCTGTTTGCAGCAGGGCAGGCTGAAGCCAGCGGACCGACGGCCGCCAAACCTCTGGTACTTCGCTATGCACACATGAACCCGGCTTCCAGCCCGAATGGACTGCAGGCAACCTACTTTGCTGACAAGATTGCCGAAAAGACCGGTGGAGCCATCAAGATTGAAGTGTATCCTGCAAGCCAGCTCGGTTCGATCTCAGAAATGGCGGAAGCTGTTTCAATGGGCTCGATCGCCATGCACCACAACACCTACGGTGGACTGCAGCCCCTGCTCAACGACTTGGGGTTGTTCGACACCCCGTATCTGTATCGTGACGTCGACCACCTCTTGAAGGCCACCGATCCCGAGACCTCTCCGGCCTTGAAGGAACTGAACCAAAAGCTCATCGACACCAGAGGAGTGAGAATTCTTTACTCCTTCTATTTCGGTACCCGTGAACTTACTGCAAACCACGCCGTCTACTCCCCCAAGGATTTGGCAGGCAAGAAAATCCGTGCCATTCCCTCTCCCATCTATTTGGCGGCGGTCGAAGGCATGGGTGCGGTAGCAGTGCCCATCGACTGGGCTGAAGTCCCCGTGGCTCTTTCCACCGGCGTAGCCGATGGCCAGGAGAATCCGGTAAGCACCTTGGTGACCAGCAATATCTTTGAAGTGCAGAAGTTTGCCATGATGACCGACCATATCATGGGAAGCGAGCCTGTGGTGATAAACGAGAAAGTCTGGCAGGCATTGAGTGCAGAGCACAAGAAGCTCTTCACTGAAGTTGCACGCGAGACCCGCGACTGGGCATCCAACTATGTGCAGCAGAACGAGGCAAAGGATGTGCAGACACTCAAGGACAAGGGCATGAAGATCATCACCAAGGCAGACGGGCTGAAGGTTGATGAGTTCCGCGCCTCTGTTTCAAAAGTGGTGAATGATCGCTTCGGCGCTGCCTGGGGCAAGTACTATGAGATGATTGCCGCTGTTAAGTAA
- a CDS encoding transketolase, giving the protein MDIKALQEISLALRRDVVEMVYRTKDGHPSPSFSVADIVTALYFAIMRLDPTRPDWEDRDRFVLSKGHSCPILYAALARKGYFDREELFTLRYLNSHLQGHPYAPKTKGLDATTGSLGNGVSIGLGMALAARIRRKDYQVYAITGDGELGEGMIWEAAMAASHHKVGNLTVFIDNNNYQSGGTVGEVSGPYPIEDKWQAFGWHVQTIDGHDMDQILRAVEIAHLVTDKPSAIVCKTVKGNGVSFMVGENSWHKRVYTEEEYKQAIKELGGAV; this is encoded by the coding sequence ATGGATATAAAAGCGCTTCAGGAAATCTCTTTGGCTCTTCGTCGTGATGTGGTTGAAATGGTGTACCGGACCAAGGACGGTCATCCCAGTCCAAGCTTCTCGGTGGCAGACATTGTTACTGCTCTGTATTTTGCTATCATGCGTTTGGACCCCACCCGTCCCGATTGGGAGGACCGCGACCGTTTTGTCCTTTCCAAAGGGCACAGCTGTCCCATCCTCTACGCCGCCCTTGCCCGTAAAGGCTACTTCGACCGGGAAGAACTATTCACCCTGCGCTATCTCAACAGCCATTTGCAGGGGCATCCTTATGCACCCAAGACCAAAGGCTTGGATGCCACCACCGGTTCACTGGGAAACGGGGTATCGATCGGTCTGGGCATGGCCTTGGCTGCCAGGATTCGCAGGAAGGACTACCAAGTCTATGCCATAACCGGAGACGGAGAGCTAGGAGAAGGGATGATTTGGGAAGCTGCAATGGCAGCAAGCCACCACAAGGTTGGTAATCTGACCGTTTTCATCGACAACAACAACTACCAAAGCGGCGGAACCGTAGGTGAAGTCTCAGGGCCCTATCCGATCGAGGACAAGTGGCAGGCTTTCGGATGGCATGTCCAAACGATTGACGGACACGATATGGATCAGATTCTGAGGGCTGTAGAGATTGCTCACCTGGTTACTGACAAACCGTCCGCCATCGTCTGCAAGACCGTGAAAGGCAACGGTGTCTCCTTCATGGTAGGAGAGAACTCCTGGCATAAACGTGTCTATACTGAAGAAGAGTACAAGCAGGCCATCAAAGAGTTGGGAGGAGCAGTATGA
- a CDS encoding TRAP transporter large permease, whose protein sequence is MSGSLVIILFLFLLATGLPIAVSMGIPSALYLMMANIPPSQLIQRMVTSLNSFPMLAVPLFILAAGMMNSSGITERLFEFAKLLVGRMKGGLAQVNIVASLIFSGISGAALADVGGLGNIEIEAMDKQNYPRTHSAAITAASAVIGPIFPPSIPLIIYGAAAETSSMRLLIAGVLPALVIAMALMIQVAIFARKFNYPRGVDRKFSFSEIKAITKRGLPSMLMPVIMMGGMLSGWFSPTEVAAIAVAYAIVLSLAYKELTFASFINNCIETLRSTASVLFIVASAAIFAWVLTVEQMPQQVSALMLSISDNPIILLMLANVILLIAGMFLESTAAIMILTPILLPPLVAAGVDPVHFGLVMVFNLMIGMITPPVGMSVYMLSPIVGLPVGKVFRACLPYLASLLCALVILTYVPQISLWLPNLVFASR, encoded by the coding sequence ATGAGCGGTTCCTTGGTGATTATTCTTTTTCTCTTTCTGCTTGCCACCGGACTTCCCATCGCCGTAAGCATGGGCATTCCCTCGGCTCTCTATCTGATGATGGCAAACATCCCGCCCAGCCAGCTGATCCAGCGCATGGTTACCAGTCTCAACTCCTTTCCAATGCTTGCCGTTCCCTTGTTCATCCTTGCCGCCGGCATGATGAACAGCTCGGGGATCACCGAGCGTCTGTTTGAATTTGCCAAGCTGTTGGTCGGTAGGATGAAGGGAGGCTTGGCCCAGGTCAACATTGTCGCCTCCTTGATCTTCAGCGGCATCAGCGGTGCGGCCCTGGCCGACGTAGGCGGGCTTGGAAACATCGAGATCGAGGCGATGGACAAGCAGAACTATCCCCGCACCCACTCAGCGGCCATTACGGCAGCCTCTGCAGTAATCGGTCCGATCTTCCCTCCTTCCATCCCTCTTATCATCTATGGAGCAGCCGCCGAAACCTCCTCGATGCGCCTGCTGATCGCCGGGGTTCTTCCCGCCCTGGTCATTGCCATGGCATTGATGATACAGGTAGCTATCTTCGCCCGCAAATTCAATTACCCCCGTGGTGTGGACCGTAAATTTTCTTTCTCTGAGATCAAAGCAATCACCAAGCGCGGCCTTCCCTCCATGTTGATGCCTGTCATCATGATGGGCGGCATGCTTTCAGGCTGGTTCAGTCCGACCGAGGTTGCTGCCATTGCAGTGGCTTACGCCATCGTGCTGAGCCTGGCTTACAAAGAGCTGACGTTTGCTTCGTTTATCAATAACTGTATTGAAACACTGCGATCGACGGCGAGCGTCTTGTTCATCGTCGCCTCGGCAGCCATATTCGCCTGGGTTCTCACCGTAGAGCAGATGCCTCAGCAGGTTTCGGCGCTCATGCTCAGCATCTCTGACAATCCGATCATCCTGCTCATGCTCGCCAATGTGATTCTCCTGATCGCCGGCATGTTTCTTGAGTCAACCGCAGCCATCATGATTCTGACTCCGATTCTCCTGCCTCCTTTGGTGGCTGCAGGGGTGGATCCGGTCCACTTCGGGCTGGTCATGGTCTTCAACCTGATGATTGGTATGATCACCCCGCCGGTGGGTATGAGCGTATATATGCTCAGCCCCATCGTAGGACTGCCGGTAGGAAAGGTATTTAGAGCATGCTTGCCGTATCTGGCCTCCCTGTTGTGCGCCTTGGTGATTCTTACCTATGTCCCACAGATTTCTCTGTGGCTTCCCAATCTTGTATTCGCTTCGAGGTAA
- a CDS encoding transaldolase, whose product MSKTYFHRVQAETPTRFWINNPTLEQAKLAIEAGAIGCTTNPSYVSKLFGSEDDLRIVLRAIDLLLPYEKNDCLVAQKVQQMMVARLADLFLPMYKKSGGKEGLVTIQGDPFAETDTRLIIEEGLENRRIGENICIKIPVTTWGIEAISAMVERNIPTMATEVMGLSQAVSICEEYQRVSKESGNTPAFYVTHITGILDDHFKRVIKANNLVLDEKLVKYAGLSIAKKEYELLKVRNYPGILIGGGARKLEDFTELVGGDLHITINWTGTAETLIGADKDAVSRIGENLSEKEMQILREQLPDYARAFDVDGMHSGEYYDYGGVELFRTSFQKGWNELLALIAERRRKA is encoded by the coding sequence ATGAGCAAAACGTATTTTCACCGCGTACAGGCAGAGACTCCCACCCGGTTCTGGATCAACAACCCCACCCTTGAGCAAGCAAAGCTCGCCATTGAGGCCGGGGCGATAGGGTGTACCACAAACCCGAGCTATGTCTCTAAACTTTTCGGTAGTGAAGATGATTTGCGAATTGTGCTCAGGGCGATCGATTTACTGCTTCCCTATGAGAAGAACGACTGTCTGGTTGCTCAGAAGGTACAGCAAATGATGGTTGCCCGCCTTGCCGACCTGTTTCTACCGATGTATAAAAAAAGTGGTGGCAAGGAAGGCTTGGTCACCATCCAAGGCGATCCGTTTGCGGAGACCGATACCCGTCTCATTATTGAGGAGGGCTTGGAGAACCGCAGGATTGGAGAGAACATCTGTATCAAGATTCCGGTCACCACCTGGGGTATTGAAGCCATCAGTGCGATGGTTGAACGCAACATCCCCACCATGGCAACCGAGGTGATGGGACTTTCCCAAGCTGTCTCGATTTGCGAAGAGTACCAAAGGGTAAGCAAAGAGAGCGGGAATACTCCAGCTTTCTATGTCACCCACATTACCGGTATTCTGGACGACCACTTCAAGCGGGTTATCAAGGCCAACAATCTGGTACTCGATGAGAAGCTGGTCAAGTATGCAGGGCTTTCCATTGCCAAAAAGGAATATGAGCTTCTCAAAGTCAGAAACTACCCCGGTATCCTGATCGGGGGAGGGGCGCGCAAGCTGGAGGACTTTACCGAACTCGTGGGTGGGGACCTGCATATAACCATCAACTGGACAGGAACGGCAGAGACGCTTATTGGGGCAGATAAGGATGCAGTCAGTCGCATTGGGGAGAACCTCAGTGAAAAAGAGATGCAGATCCTCAGGGAGCAGCTTCCCGACTATGCAAGAGCCTTTGATGTCGATGGGATGCACAGCGGTGAGTATTACGATTACGGCGGGGTGGAGCTGTTCAGAACGTCCTTTCAGAAGGGATGGAACGAGCTGCTGGCTTTGATAGCTGAACGCAGGAGAAAAGCATAA
- a CDS encoding TRAP transporter small permease — protein MNNLAKKVTKGYQAVAVVFLLVLFLSVFIQIIMRNVFHAGSIQLEELARVSLVSLVFLMIPVLTFEKKHIIVDIVLLYLPKSVKRWVSAATQLLVMCFGIYVLWAIATIMERNWSVRTPALNMPNVVFYIPITLGIFAMTVLSLLGVWMSISGKEEEV, from the coding sequence ATGAACAACCTCGCAAAAAAGGTGACCAAGGGATATCAGGCGGTGGCAGTGGTTTTCCTGCTGGTACTGTTTCTTTCGGTCTTCATCCAGATTATCATGCGCAACGTATTCCATGCAGGCTCTATTCAGCTGGAGGAACTTGCCCGGGTTTCTTTGGTCTCCTTGGTATTTCTCATGATTCCTGTTCTCACCTTTGAAAAGAAGCACATCATCGTCGATATCGTGCTCCTCTATCTACCCAAGAGCGTAAAGCGATGGGTATCGGCAGCAACACAGCTTCTGGTCATGTGCTTCGGCATCTACGTACTGTGGGCGATTGCAACCATCATGGAGCGCAACTGGAGTGTCAGGACTCCTGCGCTGAATATGCCCAACGTTGTATTCTACATTCCCATCACCTTGGGGATTTTCGCAATGACAGTCCTCTCCCTTCTGGGAGTCTGGATGTCTATCAGTGGAAAGGAGGAAGAGGTATGA
- a CDS encoding aspartate/glutamate racemase family protein → MAEHTIAAIYTGAALVKPLSDLLKQTLSDCKVMNILDDSMIAEIIETGYLTKAVKRRLYGYYEIACASGAELILNTCSSIGDAVYGAREFFPIPIVRIDEPMARRAIELTDSIAVLATLPTTLDPTIRLLERCASEMGKSIRTISALADGAFSAITAGDSQTHDRLIAETAKQVSDRCEVILLAQGSMARMEEPLATLTGKTVLSSPRLGALMVRDLLREAR, encoded by the coding sequence ATGGCTGAACATACGATTGCCGCAATATATACCGGTGCTGCACTGGTTAAACCACTATCCGACCTTTTGAAACAGACGTTGTCCGATTGCAAGGTGATGAACATCCTTGACGACAGCATGATTGCCGAAATCATCGAAACCGGCTATCTGACCAAGGCGGTGAAAAGACGGTTGTACGGTTACTATGAGATTGCTTGTGCCTCCGGTGCCGAATTGATCCTCAATACCTGTTCTTCCATCGGGGATGCTGTGTATGGGGCACGAGAGTTCTTTCCTATTCCCATCGTACGCATCGACGAGCCGATGGCAAGAAGGGCTATCGAACTTACCGATTCAATCGCAGTATTGGCGACCCTTCCTACTACACTGGACCCCACCATACGCTTGCTCGAACGCTGCGCCAGTGAAATGGGTAAGTCGATTCGCACCATCAGTGCGTTGGCCGATGGTGCCTTCAGCGCCATCACCGCAGGCGACAGTCAGACGCACGACCGTCTGATCGCCGAGACTGCGAAGCAAGTATCCGACCGCTGTGAAGTCATCCTGCTTGCCCAAGGTTCGATGGCCAGAATGGAAGAACCGCTTGCTACCCTTACCGGTAAGACCGTGCTTTCAAGTCCTCGTCTCGGTGCCCTGATGGTCAGGGACCTGCTGAGGGAGGCCCGCTGA
- a CDS encoding cupin domain-containing protein, whose translation MQEKKHRGNLATDKRVSRAKGIDRVTLTYDKDNMMCYFYLEKGSNLEMHTHIQSQSGIVIKGHIHFIKGDGEVLDLTAGDAYYFASNDPHGSKILEDTELIECFSPSRDDYKD comes from the coding sequence ATGCAAGAGAAAAAACATCGGGGCAATCTCGCAACCGATAAACGGGTTAGCAGGGCAAAAGGCATCGATCGGGTAACCCTTACCTATGACAAAGACAACATGATGTGTTACTTCTACCTTGAGAAGGGCTCAAACCTCGAGATGCATACGCATATCCAAAGCCAGAGCGGTATTGTGATCAAGGGACACATTCACTTCATCAAAGGTGATGGGGAGGTGCTCGACCTTACAGCCGGTGATGCCTACTACTTTGCCTCCAATGATCCCCATGGTTCGAAAATCCTTGAGGATACTGAATTGATTGAGTGTTTTTCGCCTTCACGGGACGATTACAAGGACTGA
- a CDS encoding transketolase family protein gives MSTIDSTRIGFRDALLKLASERKDVVFVSTDSLKVVKGEPFLQQFPDRVLELGISEQNGVGVCSGLAASGLLPYICTYAGFLTMRACEQMRTFVSYPNLKVRFVGANGGLHGGNREGVSHQFIEDVGILRGMPNFTILCPADGGQVYEAMLASVDVEGPVYIRIGSGREDKVFPDGTPFSLGKIRILSDEGDDVALLAHGFVLGRVLEAAKKLKEEGISAKVVEVATIKPLDTAGLASVLNATGCAVTVEDHTIINGLGSAVAEVIAEGNPAYLVRLGLQDVYGESGFPEELLDAYGMRVEDIVSAAKKAMAHKKQ, from the coding sequence ATGAGCACAATCGACAGCACAAGAATTGGATTTCGCGATGCCCTTCTTAAGTTGGCTTCTGAGCGAAAGGACGTGGTTTTCGTCTCTACCGACTCCTTGAAGGTGGTGAAGGGCGAACCGTTTTTACAGCAGTTTCCCGACCGGGTGTTGGAACTGGGAATCTCCGAACAGAACGGGGTGGGTGTATGCAGCGGTCTGGCTGCCAGCGGCCTCCTTCCGTATATATGCACCTATGCAGGCTTTCTCACGATGAGAGCTTGTGAACAGATGCGTACTTTCGTCTCCTACCCGAATCTCAAAGTTCGCTTTGTCGGGGCGAATGGGGGCTTGCACGGGGGTAACCGTGAGGGTGTCTCCCATCAGTTCATAGAGGATGTGGGAATTCTCAGGGGTATGCCCAACTTTACCATTCTCTGCCCTGCCGACGGAGGTCAGGTATATGAGGCCATGCTCGCCAGCGTCGATGTTGAGGGTCCTGTGTATATCCGTATCGGAAGCGGTCGTGAGGATAAGGTATTCCCTGATGGTACACCGTTTTCCCTAGGAAAAATCCGAATTCTTAGTGATGAAGGGGATGATGTTGCCCTGCTTGCCCATGGATTTGTGCTGGGTCGTGTTCTTGAGGCTGCAAAGAAGCTCAAGGAAGAAGGCATCAGCGCCAAGGTGGTGGAAGTGGCTACGATCAAACCGTTGGATACCGCCGGTCTTGCATCGGTGCTGAATGCTACCGGTTGCGCCGTGACCGTGGAAGACCATACGATTATCAACGGGTTGGGAAGCGCTGTCGCCGAGGTGATTGCAGAAGGAAATCCTGCGTACCTTGTACGTCTTGGGCTGCAGGATGTGTATGGAGAATCGGGCTTCCCTGAAGAGTTGCTTGATGCCTATGGCATGCGCGTGGAGGATATTGTAAGCGCGGCCAAGAAGGCTATGGCACATAAAAAACAGTAA
- a CDS encoding RluA family pseudouridine synthase — MDIKDRILYEDNHLIIINKLCGELVQGDVTGDETLADLVKEYLRVNYNKQGNVFLGIPHRLDRPTSGIVVYAKTEKALIRLNELFKGSAMKKTYWAIVDHMPNQTEGTLVHYIVRDTKTNKSVALSVEKKGGKLAKLDYKLISASKNYFLLEVNLHTGRHHQIRAQFAAIGLHIKGDLKYGAARSNPDGGICLHARSISFTHPVKKEQITLTAPPPDDALWNAFVSEGH, encoded by the coding sequence ATGGACATCAAGGATAGGATTCTCTATGAGGATAACCATCTGATCATCATCAACAAGCTTTGCGGCGAATTGGTGCAGGGTGATGTAACAGGGGACGAAACATTGGCTGATTTGGTGAAGGAGTACCTAAGGGTGAACTACAACAAGCAGGGCAATGTGTTTCTGGGCATCCCCCATCGCTTGGATCGTCCCACCAGCGGAATTGTTGTCTATGCAAAGACCGAGAAGGCCCTGATTCGACTCAACGAGCTTTTCAAAGGAAGCGCGATGAAGAAGACCTACTGGGCTATCGTCGACCATATGCCCAACCAAACCGAGGGTACGCTGGTCCATTACATCGTGCGCGATACCAAGACCAACAAGAGTGTGGCCCTCTCAGTGGAGAAGAAGGGAGGCAAGCTTGCCAAGCTCGATTACAAGCTGATTTCTGCTTCCAAGAATTACTTCCTCTTGGAGGTCAACCTGCACACCGGACGCCATCATCAGATCAGGGCCCAGTTTGCTGCCATCGGCTTGCATATCAAGGGCGACCTCAAGTATGGGGCGGCACGGTCCAACCCCGATGGTGGAATATGCCTGCATGCCCGCTCCATTTCCTTCACGCATCCGGTGAAGAAGGAGCAGATCACCCTCACAGCCCCACCGCCCGATGATGCTCTTTGGAATGCATTTGTTTCAGAAGGGCACTGA
- a CDS encoding FadR/GntR family transcriptional regulator — translation MEDIFAVREARPSAVEGVIEKIKALLIEQKLTPGDMIPNEISLAESLKVGRGTVREALKILSAYGVVEIKQGYGTYVSSASNKRLFDPQLFQILVQDRDYKSLTQVRQLLEEGIVKLVIESASDEELVLLDQTMQKFQAELAKPDASAQHAGSLDLRYHRLLARFSHNSIVENIYNFVIELFTKTINPIHTGVDEVHQHLHQSIMDRDSEKAVEAVREHTAIWISGYEAVHRAG, via the coding sequence ATGGAAGATATTTTCGCAGTCCGCGAGGCTCGTCCTTCTGCGGTTGAAGGGGTGATCGAGAAGATCAAAGCCCTGTTGATCGAGCAGAAATTGACCCCCGGGGATATGATTCCCAATGAAATCTCCCTTGCAGAAAGCCTGAAGGTTGGTCGGGGTACGGTACGTGAAGCATTGAAAATTCTCTCTGCCTACGGGGTGGTTGAGATTAAGCAAGGGTATGGAACCTATGTTTCCAGTGCCTCCAACAAGCGTCTGTTCGACCCCCAGCTCTTTCAGATTCTGGTCCAGGATAGGGACTACAAGTCCTTGACCCAGGTAAGACAGCTGCTTGAGGAAGGAATCGTCAAGCTTGTCATAGAGAGTGCGAGCGATGAGGAGCTGGTCCTTTTGGACCAGACCATGCAGAAGTTCCAAGCCGAGCTGGCTAAACCAGACGCATCGGCCCAGCATGCCGGTTCGCTTGATTTGCGGTATCATCGCTTGCTAGCCCGTTTTTCGCACAACAGCATTGTGGAGAACATCTACAATTTTGTCATCGAGCTCTTTACCAAAACCATCAATCCAATCCACACCGGAGTCGATGAGGTGCACCAGCATCTGCACCAGTCGATCATGGATCGTGACAGTGAGAAAGCGGTAGAGGCTGTCAGAGAGCATACCGCCATCTGGATTTCCGGCTACGAGGCTGTGCATAGGGCTGGTTAA